The Argentina anserina chromosome 5, drPotAnse1.1, whole genome shotgun sequence genome includes the window TGCGGATGATCAGGAAGATGTCTGACTGCTGATAATTGAATGTTTTCTGGCAGAAGACAATTACAAAAAGAACCTGAAACTTGAGAAGAATCTCTACTCAGTATCGGAAAGCCAGATTAGGTActttttaatttattgaaGTAGATGATTTTTACTCTCACCTACTCGTGCCAGCCGATTGACCCATCCAGGGATAGGTTTTCCAGTTAGCCGCAAACAGACTTCAGCAGTAAAATGGTTGCAATTCTTGGCAATTAAATGATAGGTATCACCGTGATACCTTGCAGAAAGGCGTTCCATAAATGACCTAAGTTCTGTACGAGACATATCAGTGCTGCCCAGCAGGAGTGACCTTCTGAATATGAAGCCAGGGCAACTCCTTGGTTCCACCTCAAAAACTCCACTGCTAGGATACTCATGAGCTCCAAAGCCATACTCCAAACCATGCACTGCTTATAAGAACAGGTAGAACTGTATCATGCTTCTGAGGTTAATCATCAGAAGGCTGCACAGGGGTGCCACCCATCCAACACTCAtgtattaaataaataaacaaccataaatgtaataatccaaatcaaaatatTACTGCAATCTCTGGGTATTCATGTCCTACAATTTTACTATCATTGTGAAAAAGTAACAAGATGACTATCAGCTTTCTAATCATAGTTAGCTGACACTTCACATAAAGTATATGTTCCGTCCGTCTACTTTGATGCTTGAAAGACCATACAGATTCTACTAGTTTCTACTAAGGAGCTTGCAAAATCTCTATCCCCTCGTGCCAAATTATCTTTCCTATGAGGCTATGACAGAACCTCAAACTACCCTTTAAATTTTAGTTTAGCAATATATTAAACTCCTTATTATAATATATGGCACTACTATATCTATTTATGCACGCAAAGGCACATTCACatgataataaaaaaattaacagaaaCTTCTCAGAGTAATTCAAGTTTGTTCAAGCTGTACTGATGTTTGTAATAGAAAGGAGTGAAGGCAACTAGAGGATATTCCATGCAGTCATGCACACACGAGTTAAAAATCTCTGGTTGCCAGTGATTGTATTATTACACGATGAAGTTCTTCACTATGACTGCTGattatgttcttcatgttgctgaattgaaaattataaacaaCATTATGATATCTGGTGTACATTTAGACTCTTGTTAGACTGAACTCCGCGGACTCTGCTATCCTAATGGCTTGTTATTAAACAAGTTACTAACTGGCAAGTAGAAGAGATTGCATGCATGGAAGAATCATAATTCAATTGTTTGCACTGATTTCGACTATACACCACGCAATTTCGCAGAACATAATCTAACAACCATCAAACTCCCCACTGACATCACTTCCTCAACCAGTGAACAAATCAACATACCATAATTTCAACGAAAAAAGAAACTCCTAACCTAAAAATCTTTCTTCCAAAGAACCCCGAAAAAAGCTGCATTGTATATCAACACAGATCAACAA containing:
- the LOC126793687 gene encoding deSI-like protein At4g17486 isoform X2, with protein sequence MRLFPLNSSPSSSSGVEKEQTDLKRTRALLYLNVYDLTPVNNYLYWFGFGVFHSGIEVHGLEYGFGAHEYPSSGVFEVEPRSCPGFIFRRSLLLGSTDMSRTELRSFMERLSARYHGDTYHLIAKNCNHFTAEVCLRLTGKPIPGWVNRLARVGSFCNCLLPENIQLSAVRHLPDHPHYSEQEEEDDDGSESIASSGTGSEEGSNHHLLAAPISDVAFVKETPPVRLARELM
- the LOC126793687 gene encoding deSI-like protein At4g17486 isoform X1, coding for MRLFPLNSSPSSSSGVEKEQTDLKRTRALLYLNVYDLTPVNNYLYWFGFGVFHSGIEVHGLEYGFGAHEYPSSGVFEVEPRSCPGFIFRRSLLLGSTDMSRTELRSFMERLSARYHGDTYHLIAKNCNHFTAEVCLRLTGKPIPGWVNRLARVVSGSFCNCLLPENIQLSAVRHLPDHPHYSEQEEEDDDGSESIASSGTGSEEGSNHHLLAAPISDVAFVKETPPVRLARELM